The following coding sequences are from one Mastomys coucha isolate ucsf_1 unplaced genomic scaffold, UCSF_Mcou_1 pScaffold9, whole genome shotgun sequence window:
- the Kbtbd7 gene encoding kelch repeat and BTB domain-containing protein 7 — translation HVAVQWLEAAPKERGPSAAEVFKCIRWAHFPAEDQDYLGGLLTKPIVKKYCLDIIEGALLQLRFGDRLYKSVVSKPNCSHSSSSNNSSTGSSTSSSVVSVTENPPQRLGMCAKEMVIFFGHPRDPFLCYDPYSGDIYTMPSPLTSLAHTKTITSSAVCVSPDHDIYLAAQPRKDLWVYKPAQNSWHQLADRLLCREGMDVAYLNGYIYILGGRDPITGVKLKEVECYSVQRNQWALVAPVPHSFYSFELIVVQNYLYAVNSKRMLCYDPSHNMWLNCASLKRSDFQEACVFKDEIYCICDIPVMKVYNPARGEWRRISNIPLDSETHNYQIVNHDQKLLLITSTTPQWKKNRVTVYEYDTREDQWINIGTMLGLLQFDSGFICLCARVYPSCLEPGQSFITEEDDARSESSTEWDLDGFSELDSESGSSSSFSDDEVWVQVAPQRNAPDQ, via the coding sequence CACGTGGCGGTGCAGTGGTTGGAGGCTGCTCCCAAAGAGCGTGGCCCCAGTGCTGCGGAAGTCTTTAAGTGTATTCGTTGGGCCCACTTCCCTGCAGAAGATCAGGACTACCTGGGAGGGCTACTGACCAAGCCTATTGTGAAGAAATACTGCCTGGACATTATTGAAGGGGCTCTCCTGCAATTGCGATTTGGTGATAGGTTGTACAAGTCGGTGGTGTCCAAGCCAAATTGCAGccacagcagcagtagcaacaatAGCAGCACCGGCAGCAGCACCAGTAGCTCTGTTGTATCGGTAACAGAAAATCCACCGCAAAGGTTGGGTATGTGTGCCAAAGAGATGGTAATTTTTTTTGGACACCCCCGAGATCCATTTCTCTGTTATGACCCATATTCGGGAGATATTTACACAATGCCTTCTCCTTTGACTAGCTTGGCACACACTAAGACCATTACATCTTCAGCTGTTTGTGTCTCTCCAGACCATGACATCTATCTTGCTGCCCAGCCCAGGAAAGACCTATGGGTGTATAAACCAGCCCAAAATAGTTGGCATCAACTGGCAGACCGCCTGCTGTGTCGAGAGGGCATGGATGTGGCGTATCTGAATGGCTACATTTACATCTTGGGTGGGAGAGACCCAATTACCGGAGTTAAATTGAAGGAAGTGGAATGCTACAGCGTTCAGAGGAACCAGTGGGCCTTGGTGGCTCCTGTACCACATTCCTTTTATTCATTTGAACTAATAGTGGTTCAGAATTATCTTTATGCTGTCAACAGTAAGCGAATGCTCTGCTATGATCCTAGCCATAATATGTGGCTGAATTGTGCATCTCTTAAACGGAGTGACTTTCAAGAAGCCTGTGTCTTCAAAGATGAAATCTATTGCATCTGTGACATCCCAGTCATGAAGGTCTACAACCCAGCTCGGGGAGAGTGGAGGCGGATTAGTAATATTCCACTGGACTCAGAAACCCACAACTACCAGATCGTCAATCATGACCAAAAGTTGCTGCTCATCACTTCTACCACCCCACAGTGGAAAAAGAACCGTGTGACAGTATACGAATATGATACTAGGGAAGACCAATGGATTAATATAGGTACCATGTTAGGCCTTTTGCAGTTTGACTCTGGCTTTATTTGCCTCTGTGCTCGAGTTTATCCTTCCTGTCTTGAACCTGGGCAGAGTTTCATCACTGAGGAAGATGATGCAAGGAGTGAGTCTAGCACTGAATGGGACTTAGATGGGTTCAGTGAACTGGACTCGGAGTCAGGAAGCTCAAGTTCTTTTTCTGATGATGAGGTCTGGGTACAGGTTGCACCTCAGAGAAACGCACCAGATCAGTAg